In the Oscillospiraceae bacterium genome, CTCTTCTCGCGTCAGGCCGTGGGCTTTTCGCTGTTGCCGGATGCGTTTGCCGATTTCAAGATAGATATTTTCCAAACTTCTCACCTCAAAATAAGCGTAGCAGGTGCCGTTGCGAAAATTGAGCGCTACTTTTGGTTAGTATTAGTCAATATATGAAAATCATACTGCATAGCACTGATTTCAAGCGTTTTGTTCATGGCGGACTCCTGTGTTTTTACTTACTTTGCCCATTATAGCGCACCCGCCGGGGAAATGCAAACAAATAAATAATGCGTATTATTGCGTATAAGAAAAAATAATGCGTAAATTTGTTGGGAAATGACGTATTCAAAACGTATAAGGTAAATATAAGCATTGAAGGGAGTTGATGTTATGCTTATTGCTATCGACCACGGCAACAAACAGGTCAAAACAGTTCACGGAAATGCTATCGTTTCCGGTGTGCAGAAAAGCAAAACTCGGCCTTACGGCAGGGATGTACTGAAATACGGCGGCAGTTACTATACGCTGTCCGCACAGCGCATCCCGTACCAAAAGGACAAAACCACAGACGAGCGTTTCTTTATCCTATCGCTGTTTGCCATTGCGGAGGAAATCGAAGCACAGAACGCTTATACTTCCGGGCTGATGCCCATTGACCTTGCCATCGGCTTGCCACCCGCACACTTTGGCGCACAGAACAAGGCGTTCGTGCGTTACTTCAAACGCAAGGAACCTATCTACTTCTCCTACCGTGACAAGCTGTACAGCATCCTGATCCGCGATGTGCAGTGCTATCCGCAGGCGTTTGCAGCGGCGGCCATGATGCTGGGCGAGTTGGCAACAGTGCCGCGTGCGCTGATTCTGGATGTGGGCGGTTTCACGGCGGATTATCTGCTGCTGAAGAATGGCCGTGCCGACCTGTCTACTTGTGACTCGCTGGAAAATGGCGTGATTTTGCTGTATAACCGCATTCGCTCTAAAGCCAGCTCCGATTTGGACATTTTGTTGGAGGAAACCGATGTGGATGCCATTCTCTTGCAGGGGCAGGGGAGCAGTTACGGGGAAGAAGTCGCCGCGCTGGTAGAATATCAGGCGCAGGAGTTCGTCAACGATATGTTGGGCGCACTGCGCGAGCGCCAGCTTGACCTGCGCACGGGGCGTGTGATTTTTGTGGGCGGCGGTGCCTGCCTGCTGCGGCGACAAATCGAGGCATCCGGCAAGGTGGCACACCCTGTCTTTGTGGAGGACGTGAATGCCAACGCCAAGGGCTTTGAGTATCTTTACCGCTGCACGGTGACAGGGGCGTGATGAACCATGAAGCTGAAAAAGGACCGGGGGCGCTTTACGGTTCGCTTTGACATGGAAAATCCAGACCATGTGCGTGCCGTAGAATACTTGGAACGGCAGCGTGACAGGGGCAAGGCACAGTATCTTGCCGATGCAATTCTATGCTATGAAAAGGCAGCAACGAAGTCTTTTCAGCAGACGGACCGCGCCTTGATTGAGCAAATCGTGCAGGAATACTTAGAAAAGCAGAACTGTGGGCATACCCCAGATTTGCAGAAAAAGGAGCCGTCTATATCCTCGCCGCCAATAGATTTAATAGCCAGTGCTTTGGCTGATTTTAGAGGCTGACACATATAGTGAGTATAATAAGCAGCAATCCCCAAGGCAGCACCTTGGGGATTGCTGTTATTTAGTGCCTATTTACCGATTCAGAAAGATCCTCGCTGCACTAGGGTCTGGAATCTCCCAGTTGACGTACAGATCATTCAACGGGCAGGCGTGGGGGTCGCGGATATGCTCGTCGATCCAGCCTTTGTATAGTTCACAGAAGTTGGCTTTCGTGAGGATGGCACGGCACTCGGACTTGTCCACGGTGGTGCTGAACAGGTACTCCACATCATGAACCGGAACAATCACCGGCGCGCCGGCTGTGTCAAAGGCACAGAGCAGATTTTTACAGCCGCGGCTCACAGCGCGCTGGCAGTCGCCGCACTCAATGTAGATATAGTGGCACCACTCGGCCTGTTCCTCGGTGATATACTTATGCCGAAGCAAAAAATCGGTCATCGTTTCGGCAAGGTGTTCCATGCTGTGCGCCCCCTTGCTGAATACGATAAACCGATTTGTCCGCAAAGTCCAGAAAAACGGCGAAACTGCAAAATTCCGTGCGCAACTGCAAGTTTTGCCTATTTTTGTGCAGCAGCAACGGCTTTTTCGTTGGCGGCATCCGCCCATTCAAGGCAGAATAAGAAAGAGCCGTCTTTATAATCCATCAAATAAAAAACATCATATTTGTGCAGGATATCCATCACATTTGGCAGACCAAAGCCGTGCAATTCCGGCTCCGGCTTGGTGGTGGGGATATGGTCGCCGAAAATTTCGACCGGCTTGCTGGCATTTTCGACCGAGAAAAACAGCGTTGGCGGATTGTCGCTTTTGTTATAGATTGCTTTCACAGTCATGCGGCGTTGCGCCTTTTCCAGTTTTTGGCAGGCTTCGATGGCGTTGTCCAACAAATTACTCATCACGACCGTCAGGTCGACCGACGGGATCGCTACGTCGGAAAGGTCGTTGATCTCGAAATGCAGATCGATGTCCTGTTCTTTGGCCGCATAGCCCTTTTGATTGAGAATCGCATCAATGATCGGATTGTGCGTATTCACCAGCAGGATGCGCTCAGTTTGGCGCACCTTCAATTCGTCAAGGTAGGTCTGCGCGGCCTCCGTATCACCGTTTGCCAGCATATCCGAGAGTGCAAACAGATAGCCGCGGAACTCGTGCGTCATTTTGCGCTGTGCCGTGTAGGAATTGCCCAGCGCCTTGACGTTGGCGCTCTGCACCTCGGCGCGCTGATGTGCAACGGCCAGTGCCTCCCGCATCTGGGCGGTGGATTCCAACTGATCCAGCAGAAACAGCGCGACCATATCGACCGCGCACAGCACAAGCAGGCAAAACGTCCATGCGTCATTTTCGCCTGCGGCACTTTCTGCGTTGAACACCCGGTAAAGCACAAACAATGTACATAGTGGGAACAGTGTTGATGCCGGTATCCATGCGCGCGGCTTTCCGTTTTCCTGCGGCGGTGTGTGGAAATGCCGAACCAGTATAACAAACGCCACAAGGCACAGCCCCCGCAAAAAGATAAACGCGGTGTACAACGGTTTATTATATACATACTCCGTCTGCGTCATACCCGAATAAAGCAGCCATGCCTTTTCGGTCAGTGTTGATATAGAAAAGAAGCAGGCATAGCCCGTGATCACAACAAACAAGCGACGATCCCATCTGCTTCGATATAACATCAAGCTCATAGCATACTCGAGCGCAATTTCAATCAAGAAGCGGATAATATTGCTATAGCCATAATCGTTTGGCAACACATTTAGAACGACTGTGATAATGGCAGTCCATAACAGCCAATATGCCCAGAATTGTTTCCCGTTAAACCGTCTTGTAAAAAAGCTGTCCCACAGTTTTGTGTATAGCCATGTCTGCAGGGCACACATCAAAATACTCAACGCATATCCCATCTGCCGCGCCCTCTCCATGCCATGTATTTTGTTTTGATCGTCTTATACCCGTGCAGGCTGACGGGAAGCGTCTGGTCGGTGGTCAACGTAACGCCGCTTGTTTGCAGGGCAGCAATATAGCTCATATTGACCAAGAAGCTGTTGTGGATGCGCAAAAAGCCCTCCTCTGCCAGTTTCTCTTCCAGTGTGCGCAGGCTCATGCGGCTATTCAGCGGTGCCGCCGGTTCCGCACGATGGAAAATCAGCATCCGTTCCGCAGTTTCGACATAGACCAACTCGTCGAGCACGATGTTCGTGCCCTCGCCGTCGCACAGAACATTCAGCGTGCGGGTTCGGCTGCGGCAGGCGACCAACGCCTGCCGAAAATAGCCCGGCAGTTTTTCGGCCAGCTGCAGCTTGGGCAAAAAGCGGAACGCGCTTACCTCGTATCCCTCGGCGGCATATTCGCCGTAATTTGTCACAAAGATCAGCACCGCGTCCTTGCGGATCGTGCGCATCTGCCGCGCCAGCGCAATGCCGTTCACATCGCCCATATCAATGTCCAGAAAAATCATGTCGGCCTTTTGCACGGCTGCCTTTTTCAGCGCGTGGGGGTCATGGACACACTCAATCTGCATATAACGGCGGTTGAACTCCGGCTGTGCTTCGATCAGTCGTTTCAGTGCTTCGGTAAATATCGCGTCATCGTCACACAGCAGGATGTGCAGCATACCGTCACCGGCTTCCATCGTTGGATTTTTAGCGTTTGAAATTGTATCCAAAATAACGCGCCCCCTTTCGTTGTCAAGCCAAATTGCCCCGTTATAGACAAATGCGATGTTATAAATCATAGTATCTGAATATTTGTCCCCTGTCAACCGATACACCATAAGAAGTAGGAGGTTGACGCAGATGATGATGGATTTTGCAGGCAGGCTTAAACGTCTGCGCATAGAAAAAGGGTACTCTCAGGCGACGCTGGCGAAAAAAATCACCGATGCAGGCCAAAAGCCGGGCGAAGCATCCATCGCCAAATACGAGAACGGGCGCATCTATCCCAATTTGCAGACCGCCGCCTGCATGGCGGATTGCTTCGGTGTTTCAATCGATTATCTTGCCTGTGGCGAGAAAGCCGCGGTCGTTTCGGTTGACGGTCTGACCGACGAGCAGATCAATTTGATGACCGAGCTTACCCGTGCGCTGCGCCAGCAGAACAAAAGCCGATGGGGCAATCCCAAAAGCACCCCGACGCCGGAACAGCAGGAGCTGGTGTTTAAGCTGGTCGCACAGTTTTTGAAATAATGCCCTGACGATACGGCAAAGACCGGACGCTTTCACGCGCCCGGTCTTTTTTGCAGTTGCGCACGAATTTTTGCAGTTTCGCCGGTTTATTGGAAATTTTTGTCGGCGCGTGATAGAATGTGGGTGAGCCAAGAGGATGCGGTGCATCCCGCAAGATCCCATCGAAATGCCGGTGCACAGGCGTTTTGAATATCCGCCCCGAAACAAACCCGATACAAGTTTCTTTCAGATTGGAGGAATCGATTATGAAGAAACTCAGCAAGCGTTTTCTCACCCTTGCAATCGCCTGCGTTATGGCTATGATGATGGCCGTTCCGGCGTTTGCCATTGGAAACCCAACCGTAAGCTCCGGCAGATACAAAATTTACCCGAACGGAAAAACCACCTTTCTCCTTAACGTACGCGGCTATGGCAACGAGAATGACAACGTTACGCTCTACACTCCAACAAATGGTAACGACCAGGTTTGGAAAACGATTGCTACCAGCTATGGTGGATTTTACGTTGTGTCCGCTCTGTCTAATACCCAAGGTTTGAACATTTACCATGGCACGAACAACTGCCAACTGCATAGTTATGTCGGAAACACGACCGATGGAAAAAGCGATTGCATTGTGAACTTTAGAGTAACCAGCCATACCATAAACTTGCGGGACTGGCCAAGCTACTATTTAACCTTTGCCTCTTTGGCCGCCAATGCCAATGTTTACTGGTCGTCATCTCAAAGTTCTTGGGGTTGGGCCGCAACTAATTAACCACTTGCTTACACAAGAGATAACAAGGTACATCTTTTAACCTGCAACGGTTGTGTTTGATAAAAAGACTGGGAGACTTCTTTAGGTTTCTCCCAGCCTTTTTCACTCAGAGGTGTCTTAAATGAAAAAAATATATTGCTATATATCGTCTGTTCTGTGTGGAATCACTTTGCTTACATGTTCGGCATGCAGTGCCACACCCACAGTTGCCAAAGGAAGCAATGATGTTCCCGAACAAAGTCCTGTAGTGCCAATTGATGCTGAAAAGGGCACAACCGATCCAGCAGAGAATATTCAAATGCTTATTCCAAATACCATTGATTATGCTGCTGGCGCACAAACAGATGACGGCTATTATTATATTGAACCCAATCAGAACGACTATCTGACCGGGCAGATCCGCTATATTGATTACGCTTCGGCCGTCAATATTCCCTTGTCCGCGCAGGCCAACAGTGAGCATACAACAGAAGCAGATACCTCCTATTTGGATTCTATCATTGGGGATTACCGTATGTTTCTGTGGGGCGAGAAAATATATTATATACGCGCCGGTGCGTCTTCTTACATCGAAAGCAGTGATTTTGGTGATTTGGCTGCATCGGCGGTTTATAGTATGGATAAAGACGGCAGTAACCGTAAACTTATCTATCAGGGGAACAGCTCTGGGGATTTGCTGATGTATGCGGTCGGCTGGGATAACACCCTATGCTTCATGCGTCAAACCATAAGCAATTATGAGATTTTCAGTATTTCCACGAGCGGCGGGGACGAGCACGTTTTGTCAACGTTCCCAATCGATGTTTCTGCGCAAGTTATGGGCTGCATTGGGCGTAACATCTATTTTTTGAATATAAGCACCGACGAAAACGTCACAGACGAGTATGGCAGCTATGGACTGCGCTATACCATAAAGGCATTAAATGTCGATACCGATGAAATGATAGACGTTATGGACATTCCTCAAGAT is a window encoding:
- a CDS encoding ParM/StbA family protein, with the translated sequence MLIAIDHGNKQVKTVHGNAIVSGVQKSKTRPYGRDVLKYGGSYYTLSAQRIPYQKDKTTDERFFILSLFAIAEEIEAQNAYTSGLMPIDLAIGLPPAHFGAQNKAFVRYFKRKEPIYFSYRDKLYSILIRDVQCYPQAFAAAAMMLGELATVPRALILDVGGFTADYLLLKNGRADLSTCDSLENGVILLYNRIRSKASSDLDILLEETDVDAILLQGQGSSYGEEVAALVEYQAQEFVNDMLGALRERQLDLRTGRVIFVGGGACLLRRQIEASGKVAHPVFVEDVNANAKGFEYLYRCTVTGA
- a CDS encoding GHKL domain-containing protein, with the translated sequence MGYALSILMCALQTWLYTKLWDSFFTRRFNGKQFWAYWLLWTAIITVVLNVLPNDYGYSNIIRFLIEIALEYAMSLMLYRSRWDRRLFVVITGYACFFSISTLTEKAWLLYSGMTQTEYVYNKPLYTAFIFLRGLCLVAFVILVRHFHTPPQENGKPRAWIPASTLFPLCTLFVLYRVFNAESAAGENDAWTFCLLVLCAVDMVALFLLDQLESTAQMREALAVAHQRAEVQSANVKALGNSYTAQRKMTHEFRGYLFALSDMLANGDTEAAQTYLDELKVRQTERILLVNTHNPIIDAILNQKGYAAKEQDIDLHFEINDLSDVAIPSVDLTVVMSNLLDNAIEACQKLEKAQRRMTVKAIYNKSDNPPTLFFSVENASKPVEIFGDHIPTTKPEPELHGFGLPNVMDILHKYDVFYLMDYKDGSFLFCLEWADAANEKAVAAAQK
- a CDS encoding LytTR family DNA-binding domain-containing protein — protein: MDTISNAKNPTMEAGDGMLHILLCDDDAIFTEALKRLIEAQPEFNRRYMQIECVHDPHALKKAAVQKADMIFLDIDMGDVNGIALARQMRTIRKDAVLIFVTNYGEYAAEGYEVSAFRFLPKLQLAEKLPGYFRQALVACRSRTRTLNVLCDGEGTNIVLDELVYVETAERMLIFHRAEPAAPLNSRMSLRTLEEKLAEEGFLRIHNSFLVNMSYIAALQTSGVTLTTDQTLPVSLHGYKTIKTKYMAWRGRGRWDMR
- a CDS encoding RICIN domain-containing protein; translation: MKKLSKRFLTLAIACVMAMMMAVPAFAIGNPTVSSGRYKIYPNGKTTFLLNVRGYGNENDNVTLYTPTNGNDQVWKTIATSYGGFYVVSALSNTQGLNIYHGTNNCQLHSYVGNTTDGKSDCIVNFRVTSHTINLRDWPSYYLTFASLAANANVYWSSSQSSWGWAATN